One Paraburkholderia kururiensis DNA window includes the following coding sequences:
- the fae gene encoding formaldehyde-activating enzyme, translating to MAKINRVLIGESLVGDGNEVAHIDLLIGPRGSAAETAFCNALTNNKDGFTSLLAVVAPNLVTKPPTVMFNKVTIKGAKQAVQMFGPAQHAVALAVADSVEDGTIPQDEADDLFICVGVFIHWLADDDKKIQEFNYKATREAIQRAVAGQPTAAEVVSKKASVAHPFAAG from the coding sequence ATGGCCAAGATCAATCGCGTCCTGATAGGCGAGTCGCTCGTCGGCGACGGTAACGAAGTCGCACACATCGACCTGCTCATCGGACCGCGAGGTTCAGCCGCAGAAACGGCGTTCTGCAACGCGCTGACCAACAACAAGGACGGCTTCACGTCGCTGCTCGCCGTCGTTGCGCCGAACCTCGTGACCAAGCCGCCTACGGTGATGTTCAACAAGGTGACGATCAAGGGCGCCAAGCAGGCCGTGCAGATGTTCGGCCCGGCACAACATGCGGTTGCGCTCGCCGTGGCCGACAGCGTGGAAGACGGCACGATTCCGCAGGACGAAGCGGACGATCTGTTCATCTGCGTGGGCGTGTTCATTCACTGGCTCGCCGACGACGACAAGAAGATCCAGGAGTTCAACTACAAGGCCACCCGCGAGGCGATCCAGCGCGCCGTGGCCGGCCAGCCCACAGCGGCGGAGGTGGTGTCGAAGAAGGCCAGCGTGGCGCACCCGTTCGCAGCGGGTTGA
- a CDS encoding triphosphoribosyl-dephospho-CoA synthase, producing the protein MTTPPTPFDLARAAFLAACRLDVETPKPGNVSVASEGHGMTAAQFVASAQAAVGPLFAHGAPVGKRILEAVARTREVAGCNTNLGIVLLVAPLAAALDELDERVGDARAAQHWRAATERVLARLTVDDARDAYRAIALANPGGLGEAPEQSVHTAPTVDLRAAMQLAAHRDSIARQYANGFADIFETGLAAVDDMPAEAPRLVTLNVFLAFLARHPDSHIVRKHGMALAQSVTLAARAQHARWRAAARETAGHDALRDLHAWDTELKSRGINPGTSADLTVATLFVAGRLAPQGWVCAPPARGDET; encoded by the coding sequence ATGACCACGCCGCCCACGCCATTCGACCTCGCGCGCGCGGCGTTTCTCGCTGCGTGCCGGCTCGACGTCGAAACGCCGAAGCCCGGCAACGTCAGCGTGGCCAGCGAGGGGCACGGCATGACGGCCGCGCAGTTTGTGGCCAGCGCGCAAGCCGCCGTGGGTCCGCTGTTCGCGCACGGCGCGCCCGTCGGCAAGCGGATTCTGGAGGCCGTCGCGCGCACGCGCGAAGTGGCAGGCTGCAACACGAATCTGGGCATCGTGCTGCTCGTGGCGCCGCTGGCTGCCGCGCTGGACGAACTCGACGAGCGCGTTGGCGACGCACGCGCCGCGCAGCACTGGCGCGCTGCAACAGAACGCGTGCTCGCGCGGCTCACGGTGGACGATGCGCGCGACGCCTATCGCGCCATCGCGCTCGCGAATCCAGGCGGCCTGGGCGAGGCGCCGGAGCAATCGGTCCACACCGCGCCCACCGTCGATTTACGCGCCGCCATGCAGCTCGCCGCGCATCGCGACAGCATTGCGCGCCAATACGCGAACGGCTTCGCAGACATCTTCGAAACGGGCCTCGCCGCCGTAGACGACATGCCGGCCGAGGCGCCGCGTCTGGTCACGCTCAACGTGTTCCTCGCGTTCCTCGCGCGCCATCCCGATTCGCACATTGTGCGCAAACACGGCATGGCGCTGGCGCAGAGTGTCACGCTTGCGGCACGCGCGCAGCACGCCCGCTGGCGCGCGGCGGCCCGCGAAACAGCGGGCCACGACGCATTGCGCGACCTCCATGCATGGGATACCGAACTGAAATCGCGCGGCATCAATCCCGGCACGAGCGCCGACCTCACTGTCGCAACGCTCTTCGTGGCAGGCCGTCTCGCGCCGCAGGGCTGGGTGTGCGCACCGCCTGCGCGCGGCGATGAAACATGA
- a CDS encoding dihydroneopterin aldolase encodes MNRIESLRLVSLADVTTDAGFSAGHVRPRSQTAEAMPEQMDIVFVENFVAQTIIGIDHEEKDAAQPVRINLAIGLPRIRACTTDRIEDTVNYAAVREALLALLATHRLTLLEALAEAVAQLLIGEFGAAWVRVSIAKPAKFDDVTAVGVQIERRRSGTDAPRMSLEGFASLGAGLVPN; translated from the coding sequence ATGAACCGTATCGAGAGCCTTCGCCTCGTGAGCCTTGCCGACGTCACCACGGACGCCGGTTTTTCCGCCGGCCACGTGCGCCCGCGATCGCAGACGGCAGAGGCCATGCCCGAGCAGATGGACATCGTGTTCGTCGAAAACTTCGTGGCCCAAACCATTATCGGCATAGACCACGAAGAGAAGGATGCCGCCCAGCCGGTACGCATCAATCTTGCCATCGGCCTGCCGCGCATTCGCGCGTGCACGACGGACCGCATAGAGGACACCGTGAATTACGCAGCCGTGCGCGAGGCGCTGCTGGCGCTGCTCGCTACGCATCGGCTGACGCTGCTCGAAGCCTTGGCCGAGGCCGTGGCGCAATTGCTGATCGGCGAGTTCGGTGCGGCGTGGGTGCGTGTGTCGATTGCCAAGCCGGCGAAGTTCGACGACGTGACGGCCGTGGGCGTGCAGATCGAGCGGCGCCGCAGCGGGACGGATGCGCCGCGCATGAGTCTGGAGGGTTTCGCGTCGCTCGGCGCGGGACTCGTGCCGAACTGA
- a CDS encoding ATP-grasp domain-containing protein, with protein sequence MSDSDTTNPAGTQRVTHQGVRVAIMTDETGWHTGRLKNAFRARGVEARCIDLAACRIDTTWAPHGLALPGYGHTLPDAVFVRGIAGGSFEQVTLRLGILHALRESGVPVYNDARAIERSVDKSMTSFLLHRSGIATPATWAGESTAFAQRVLMREAAAGRQVVLKPLFGSQGRGLKRLGAKRTSGAQVAALAPLPSLAPYRHVAYLQRYVEGTRPGYDWRVMVIGGRAVAAMRRVGGRGWIHNFAQGGRCEPESLDPALAQTAIRAADALGLDYAGVDLIPNPDDANRPLVLEVNGVAAWRGLQSVTTVDLAGALVDDLLDRKLAVTRAALARANEQGDAPPLAASPAA encoded by the coding sequence ATGAGCGATTCCGATACGACAAACCCAGCCGGCACGCAGCGAGTCACGCATCAAGGCGTGCGCGTCGCGATCATGACCGACGAGACCGGCTGGCACACGGGCCGCCTCAAGAACGCGTTCCGCGCGCGCGGCGTGGAGGCGCGTTGCATCGACCTCGCGGCGTGCCGCATCGACACCACGTGGGCGCCGCACGGCCTCGCGCTGCCCGGCTACGGCCACACGCTGCCCGATGCCGTGTTCGTGCGCGGCATTGCGGGCGGCAGCTTCGAGCAGGTCACGCTGCGGCTCGGCATTCTGCATGCGCTGCGCGAAAGCGGCGTGCCCGTGTACAACGACGCGCGCGCCATCGAACGCAGCGTCGATAAATCGATGACGAGCTTCCTGCTGCATCGCAGCGGCATCGCCACGCCCGCAACGTGGGCCGGCGAATCCACGGCATTTGCGCAGCGCGTGCTAATGCGCGAGGCCGCCGCGGGACGTCAGGTGGTGCTCAAGCCGTTGTTCGGTTCGCAGGGACGCGGGCTCAAGCGGCTGGGCGCGAAGCGCACGTCCGGCGCGCAGGTGGCCGCGCTCGCGCCCCTGCCCTCGCTTGCGCCTTATCGGCACGTCGCGTATCTGCAGCGCTATGTGGAAGGCACGCGACCGGGCTACGACTGGCGCGTGATGGTGATCGGCGGACGGGCCGTGGCCGCGATGCGGCGCGTGGGCGGACGCGGCTGGATCCACAACTTCGCGCAGGGCGGGCGCTGCGAGCCCGAATCGCTCGACCCGGCTTTGGCGCAGACCGCCATACGCGCAGCCGATGCGCTGGGCCTCGACTACGCGGGCGTCGACCTCATACCGAATCCCGACGACGCGAACCGCCCGCTCGTGCTCGAAGTGAACGGCGTGGCGGCGTGGCGCGGGCTGCAATCCGTCACCACGGTCGACCTCGCGGGCGCCCTCGTCGACGACCTGCTCGACCGCAAGCTGGCCGTGACTCGCGCCGCGCTCGCGCGTGCGAACGAGCAGGGCGACGCGCCCCCGCTGGCGGCGTCGCCGGCCGCATGA
- the mch gene encoding methenyltetrahydromethanopterin cyclohydrolase, with translation MPSSTATPETAGAALSVNARSEALVAQLVDDAAYYSVAVSHTDDGTVIVDAGVDTRGSVEAGVLVARICMGGLGRVAVHGDFGSEPLWPTMIDVHTSSPVLACLGSQYAGWSLAASKEETGGKKFFSLGSGPARALAVKEPLFGELGYRDRHDRGVLVLEVDRLPPKVIVDKVLRDCGLASDRLTLIVTPTSSAAGTVQVIARVVEVAMHKVHVLGVPLDEVVEASGSAPLPPPAPDGIEAMGRTNDAILYGGRVHLTVKHDAVAKRLAAELPSSCSRDYGRPFAEVFKSFSYDFYQIDPALFAPAEAWVSSLESGATYRGGRVDAAVLTEQWREQ, from the coding sequence ATGCCTTCATCCACTGCCACTCCTGAAACGGCCGGCGCCGCATTGAGCGTCAATGCCCGCAGCGAAGCGCTCGTCGCGCAACTCGTGGACGACGCCGCGTACTACAGCGTGGCCGTCTCGCACACCGACGACGGCACCGTGATCGTGGACGCCGGCGTAGACACGCGCGGCAGCGTGGAAGCGGGCGTGCTGGTGGCGCGCATCTGCATGGGCGGCCTCGGCCGTGTAGCGGTACACGGCGACTTCGGCAGCGAACCGCTATGGCCCACGATGATCGACGTACACACGTCGTCGCCGGTGCTCGCGTGTCTGGGCAGCCAGTACGCGGGGTGGAGCCTTGCGGCGTCGAAGGAAGAAACGGGCGGCAAGAAATTTTTCTCGCTCGGCTCGGGCCCGGCCCGCGCGCTCGCGGTGAAGGAGCCGCTCTTCGGCGAGCTCGGCTACCGCGACCGGCACGACCGCGGCGTGCTCGTGCTCGAAGTGGACCGTCTGCCGCCGAAGGTGATCGTCGACAAGGTGCTGCGCGACTGCGGCCTCGCGTCCGACCGGCTCACGCTCATCGTCACGCCCACGTCGTCGGCGGCAGGAACGGTGCAGGTGATTGCACGCGTGGTGGAAGTGGCGATGCACAAGGTGCACGTGCTCGGCGTGCCGCTCGACGAAGTGGTGGAAGCGAGCGGCTCTGCGCCGCTGCCGCCGCCCGCGCCGGACGGCATCGAAGCCATGGGCCGCACCAACGACGCCATTCTCTACGGCGGCCGCGTGCATCTCACCGTGAAGCACGACGCGGTGGCGAAGCGCCTTGCCGCCGAATTGCCGTCGTCGTGCTCGCGCGACTACGGGCGCCCCTTCGCGGAAGTCTTCAAGTCCTTCAGCTACGACTTCTACCAGATCGACCCCGCGCTCTTCGCGCCCGCCGAGGCGTGGGTGAGCAGCCTCGAAAGCGGCGCCACGTATCGCGGCGGACGCGTGGATGCCGCCGTGCTCACCGAGCAATGGCGCGAACAATGA